TTTTTGCATCTCTTCCATTGAAATTCTGCTTGATGCTGTCACTTCAAATAGCAGTAATACTTAGATTTTGGTGTGGGATTTCTTCAGTCCATGTTCTAGTTAGATTAGTATGGAGCTTTtgtgagattttaaattatttaacgaATCATATATCAAGTGCCAAGTGATCCttgatgttttcatgttttggtcATTGCATAAATTGAGTAATTTATGGCGTTTGAATGAACTTTGGATTTGTGGTTATCATTGTAAATCATTGtgctttttataaaattatgagtCTGAatattgttgttttgttgggacAGTTTGTGTTTTTGTAATTAGGAGGAATAGCTGTTGATAGGTGAAAGATTTTGGAGTTATATCCCTTATCCATAGGGCCACTGAAATCTAATCCTCCACGGTAGAGGAGGGTTTCTATTTAGACCAATTGTTGATCCTGGTTTTCAATTTAACATTACAAAAATTCTTCCTACACCATTTGTTGTGTGTCTATTTTGTGTCCTACTTTGTTTTTCCTGAATGTTGAACTTAACATTGCTTTAGTCTCTCTTTCTATCTTATGTACATATATTTCAACCAATGTGAACATAAAAGCTTCATGGTAGCCGAGAAGTCCATGAAATTCTAGTTCCTTGTATTTGTATTTGCTTTGGTTTTGATCACTTTTCTCCCAAGTGTTTGGTCTCAAAATATTAGCGATAAATTAATTGGAAAGCTAGTTGTCAAGCCTAACTTCCATAAATATATTGACATAGAGGATGTACATTTTTGTGAGCAACTAAACTTAAAGTAACATGCATGTCAACAAGATGGTTTCATATTATAAGATTCAAGGAGGTAGAGAGTAATTGAAGCATTCTGTTATAGGGGTTGGTATAACTAGTTGGCAGTTGGCACTCTGGTCTTAATTGCTCATTTCATGTGCAAAGTGGCATTGAAGTAACAATAAACAGATCTGTTCCTCTCCGTATGTGTGTGGTGTTGTATGCTTGGCTTGCATTTCTGACCGAGAATGTGTAATTGATAGGCCCACAGTGATCATTGTATTTTATTGTTCCTTTTTATGTGATCTAGGAATTTTGTTTTCCTTATCATTTGGGCGTTTGATACTGAAGTGATTCCTTTCAGATATTATGCATGTGTATGTGCATTGTTGTATGATCAATAAcaatttattgatatttttatcTTCAGTGAGATGGCAACTAAAATCACTTCTTTAAGTTTATTATCAGTGTCTACTTTAAGTTCCTCGTCGAAGTTGTTAATTGTAACTTTTGTTTTCAGGGAAAAGGAGTAATTCAGCCAAGGTCTTCAGTGCACTGTCATGGAGTTGGTCTTCTAAGTCGCTTCAGTTTGCAAAATATGCTACTGAGGTGTATAATCCCAGTGAATCATGCAAACCTGGGGCTCATTGCGTCACACTTGACAAACTATATGCTGCAGAGCAGACACTTTACACGGAAGTGAAAGTAAGAATGACTTTTCACTTATAGATGTAATGTGTGCATCGTTATTTGTATGATAGTATTGTTGGACAAttttgctctctctctctctctctctctcacacacacacacacacacacacacacacagctACACGATATTCATTGTGGCCCTGGCAGAATGCTCTTGTCCAAGAGATATTGTAAGAAAACTgattatttcattttcttttgtttaTCTAATTAACTAGAAGAACTACTTCATCCTTTTGGTGAATAATTGGATTAAGAAATTGCAATATTGAAACTCTAATAGCTTTTATCTTGGCCTTTTATTTCATAAACTCATATTTGCCAGTTACAGCAGATATTTGATGTCTTAGACTGACTGACACATTTCAGACTTTAAATTTTACTGGGATATTTATGTCGGAACTAACATAATGCGAATGACTCTGACTGAACTCATGGTTGGACTTAGAACTGAAATATCTTTCCATTGTAATGCATTCTGAGGGTATAATATTTCAAATACATATACAATCTGTTTTCAAATTACCTGCTAAACTTTGTTTTAGGTTAAAAATATTGCAGGTTCATGAATgaactatttttatgttgaaATTGAAAAAAGTATCTCGTCGTAGTCGCAATGTTTGCACATTTTCTTAATCCTCAGTGATTTGTGTGCTAGGACTtatcatgcaattgtgcttctTTTAATTTGGTTGCATTTGTATTTCCACCcacacatgaaaatatttttgttgtttaatttttttaatcatctaTTATTATGTAGGAAGAAGAAATGACCAAAATAGAGCTTGAGAAAAAATCCATGTTACTCCtaaaacaagaagaagaaaatcatGACTGGACCAAGACTGAAAAAACTCGACTGAGTGTTGAGGGTTTGGAAACTGATTTGAGACGTCTGCAGCACTCAATAAGTAATACTTGTTCTTTGATATTGGAAATCATTGATGCGGAGCTGTACCCTCAACTTGTTACATTAACATCTGGGTAAAATTTCTAGACACCTATAATATGCTATTGTTTATTGTTGCCATGTCAATAGCGTAGGGCAGGCAAGATGATATTTCAGTTATccaagaaaatatatttaagtTCTTCACAAAACTGTTTATCAACCTTTTCAAGTCATTTTGAAATCAATTGCTATGATAAGCTCTTATTATATGGTAACATTACCAGTATAGATGGTTTATATATAACACTTTAGAAGACTGCTTTTCCCATTTTGTGTGTGAATGGGGTTTGAGACTTTGTACTCAGGTCTTTAGAGACACTATCTAATGATCTTTACAGTTAAAAACCTAGTACCAACTTTAAACTAGTAACCTTCCCCATTTCTTCACGCCTTCTGAACATCTTATAACTGCATATGATTATTTCATATTGAAGAAGAGTAATTTCCCATTAATTTCTTATAAATCACGAAACTATGCATAATCCCTATATATCTGGCCCATGGATTACAATTTTTTCTGTCCAAATTTCTTTTGGATTTATTAGAGTGAAAAGTTTATGATCTCATGATGCAACTTGTGGAAAAAGGAAATTAAGGATTGCTCAAGTTCCATGCTCCCCTCAATGGATATGTTTTTGCTTCTTTCTTCTCTACTATTAAATTCCTGCTCTAGATTGATTTCTATTAGACCCAACCAGGGGCCGGTTTGAAATTGAAACTGGTCAAACCTGCATTTGACTTGAATCATGACTAAATCAGATGACCGGCTGGTTTAAAACTGTGCCAAAATGagatttatttcatttaaaaataaaaaatggaaaaaaaaaaaattcttgagAGCTGGAGTTGATAAAAATCAGAATGAACCGGGACTGTGGGAGAACTTTAGGGGCTGGTATTGGTTCCTGGGTTCAGTGTCTAGTCCTAATTTCTAGTCAGGCTATAGGTTTCTTTTAGTATCTTCCATATTTGTAAACGTCTCAATTTGTTCTGAAATTCAGTCCATTGCTTTGATTGATTGCTTTTGTAGGCTGAAAAATACGTGGAGAACTATGTACGAGTGCCACCAAGTTCAGAATCATATCTCTTTGCAATTGAATCATCTTACTGATAGTGAAGGTTTAGACTTGACTACGGACTATCATCGCCAGGCAACAACTCAGCTTGAAACTGAAGTCACCTCCTGGTACCTCAGCTTCtgcaaactcataaaatctCAACAAGAGTATGTAAGCACTCTCTGTAAGTGGATCAAGCTCACTGACTGCCTTGTAGATGACAATCAACATAGTAGTTGCTCTTCTGCAGTTCGTAGTCTGTGTGAAGAGTGGCAGCTTGTCTTTGATAGATTACCTGATAAGGTATTGCCATAATCCTCCTTCGAATATTGTAGTTGATCCATGGCCTTTtgttttcatgcatcatgtactgaaattcatattttttactCGTACTTCTTTTGTGTCGAAGTGGATATTCTGTGTCAACTTGGGTGTTAAGTAAGGTTGTGAAAATATATGTTCTGCAAATAAGTAGTCTTCAATCCTCGTTGATATTTCCATGGAATTGAAAAAAGGAGTTTATTGAGCCtgtttccttttctaaaaaactTATAGATAATTATTGTGTCCACATGAgcttaggggtgagcattcggttggttcggtttaaaaccgaaccgaataaattgaaaaccgaaattttggtatttatgaaaatcgaacagaatcgattttaataagaaatcgaatcgaaccgatttgattcgatttgattcgtttcaatttgatcgatttgaatttttaataaatttttatttttttacactttattttttaatattttaaaatttaattggaatGTTTTAATCTTAACAtgatctctctatattattgaaaataatatattattatcactcatcggttttttttaaattgtttctgataaaaatcgaaccgaaatgaataaaaaatcaaactaaaatttcaaattaattcggttcgatcagttttttcggtttgaactgaATACTCCTCACCATACATGAGCTGGTTACAATTTCTCGAGTCAGATAATTAAGAGTTGATATATTATGTATAATTTTCAAAATCAGACTGAATGGGCTAGTCCTTGTTTAAAATGgctttctccttctccttcattTGAAGGGAAAAAAGAACAACTCTCTTGTTTTCAGTGGTGTTGAATCCATGATCTCATATGAACAAAGGTAAGTGCTTTTCCACTTAACCAACTTATGCATTCACTATTAAaattctgaatattttattatataattattaacttgaattacttaattatttttctatttattgtcttttatatcataaaaggcatttttttttatctatttgttgtactataaaattttaatctatcaatttttttaaaatataaaatttaatattaagaaattctgtttcaatttttttcttttattatgaattattatttaaaattaaaattctaattttaaattttaagttatgcattattttttaataaaagagtttacatattataatttcattagctatattttaaaaataatttataaaatatatcaaactactaattatattatttattattttgtaagatattgttaattttataatatagttttatttatttaacataCATTGGCTAATCCTGGTTTAATATTAAATTCTCAATTTTTCGTTTTTACTGGTTCAATGAGTGTGTGCGGAGTTTGAAAACTCTGGTAAATTTCGTTTTCACCtagtttattattgaaaaatttattatgtaGTTCTTGAATTCTATTACTAATAATAATTTGGTCCctgtattttgaaaaattaaagtatttatcCCTTGATTTTACTTCCATAACACATCTTAGGTCATTGCATCCATCTTTccgttaattttaaaattaaattactattaaatccttaaatattgtaattatttaCAATTATGTCCCTTAATTTTGAAATTAGTTACAATTTCATTCCTTATATTccgttaattttgaaaattagtTACGATTTTCATTGATGAACTGTAACATGGGAATGATTTCAGTAATGTGTTCTTTATAACTGACCTGTTTGTTCTAATGTTTCAATGTGGGGAACTTAATACTATTATTTCTTTCGTTTTGATAATGTGAATTCTTTGTTCAGATAGCGTCAGAGGCCATTAAAAGCCTTTTGGATGCGATCCAAACGATAATGCTGCAGCAGACAGAGGAAGACAACTTGCACAAAAAATCTGACAAACTGGAGAAAAGATTTCAGAAGGAATTATTCTCCCTTGCTGAAATGGAGAAAAAGGTCAGTTGGAGTTCTAGTGATGGAGATGTGCAATCTGATTTGAGCCCTAAAAATCCCTTGTCACTTAAGCGTGCCAAAACTGAAGCCTTAAAGAACCGGCTAGACTCCGAGAAGACTAAATATTTGAATTCAGTTCAGGTTACCAGATGCATGACTCTAAACAAACTGCAAACAGGCCTCCCCAGTTTATTCCAGGCATTAATGGGATTTTCAAGTGCTTCTGCTCAGGCCTTTGAGGCTGTCCACAGCCATGGAAGACCAGCAGTTGATTGTGATGCATCAGAAAGCTCAATGAGCTAAATTTGTTAGAAAGGGGAGATGAAGTGGGCACTGGCTGCACACTTAGTCCTAGGTGTAAGAACTTTGTGACATTCAAGGATTCAGATCAAACTTacgatcaaatttaaattttgtttacAGTGGCAGAGGTTACTGTTTTAATCAATTGTCCTACACCTGAGAAGCTCTGCACCTGCAAACTGCATTCAAATGTATTTTTCTCTGCATTATTATGATTGAGGAAATTGATATTTGGCATATAATATACTGATTCTCTGTccctatatatattttttccaatacagtttatgtttttgttactTTTTTCTCCACAAATCACAGGACATTAACATTGTACTAGGAACCAGTATCATTCTCTCTGACAGGGGAGTTTGAACTCAAAATTTCTTAACCTTGAAGAAGATTAGTCTCAAAAAACTATCTCTTGAGGCTTCGTTTGCTTATACTGAAAATTATCAAGGGCATATTACATATGAAAGGTCATTTTTATACCGAAGTGATGGTCCATTGGTCCATCAAAATAGATACAAACTCTTGCATATTCTGGTTGAGTTGTTGAACCGACTGATGCATTGCAAACAGTTGGAAATCATCACACAAATCTGAAATGCGTTATGTTACATTGGTTAAAAATCCGTTAATATTTACCAACAGATATATTTCGGGGATCTTCTTCGTTGATAATCCAGTCGAACCTAGTGTTGTAACATGAAAAAAAAGCTATTATTTATCAACTCTAATTGATTATATTGGATGATCAGAATGATTCTTCATCATATTATTCCCTCTGCAAATAACATAATTGAAGCTACATTCCTAAACTGTCTCCTAACTATAAAAATCAGATTACTACATGCAAATGAGTATACCTGCAAACTAAATTCCAAGATCTATTCTCTACTTTCAATTGTTTCATCTTATCTACACTTCCAACTTTTCACCTTATCCAGCATTTGCTTGATGTTTTCCATTGTTCCCTAACTTCCAATATTGTCCCAATCAAGGGATTCATTTTCATGGTCAAATTCTAACTCCTGCAGCCTGTTGTAGGCCAACCGGCTCATAATACTGAGACCTGAAATAGGAAATAAGATTTGGATCAGAAAGAGCAGGCAAAATTTTTCACGAAATGTGCCTTTCCATGGTGCTGTGATGAAGCAAATAACAAAAGTAACTTCCAGGAGACATGACACAGTCGAAAAGGAAAAGAATGTAACGAATATGCACATGTTTGTTTACATGTATTTGCATGCTATGTTTACCTTCAATTATTCTGTGCAAGGACAACCACCATCTTTCTCTGGGTACTTGGTATTGTTGTAGCGTATCATCTATTTCTTCATTGTGCTTTCCCTCCAGGACTTGCTGCAATGTTATCACTGCATCTTTTGTTTTATTGAGTATATTGTTCTCTTCTGCACTAACTAAACTTTGAAGATCATTCTGCGATAGGCTGACTGCAAGGGCAAACTGGGCAGCAGCAGCCCATCTTGACGAggctacccatcttctctggtGGTTCAGTCTGTTGATTACTTCTccatttaacttttctttcGCCTCAAATACTAAGCTACGTAAATACTGAGCATTTGCAGGTCCTGTACTTTGAACCATCCTAGAGAATGCACTTCCTTCATTTTGTAGCAGCTCCTCTGGAGTAGCATGTTCCAAAACCTGAAAGCAAAAGTTGAAAATTATTAACATATACGCTAAGTAAATGCTTCTGTAAGTAATCTAGGAAATCCAAAAGTATTAAGAACAAAGATAAAATGCACACGAAAAAAAATCGATTCTAAAGattctattttaaataaactTGGTCAAGGCAAGTAGGAAACAGGAACATTTTCAAGACGAACAATCTATTTGAGGCATACCTGACCAGCATCAAGCACTAGAATTCTGTCACAATCAATTATGGTGTTTAGTCTATGTGCGATAACAAGCATTGTGCAGGATTTAAATTCTTCTCTTATGGTTTTCTGTATAAGAGCATCAGTTCTGACATCAACAGCAGCAGTTGCTTCATCAAGAACAAGAATCTTTGACCTACGTAGCAATGCTCGTGCAAGACTTAATAGTTGCCTCTGTCCGACGCTGAAATTCTCCCCTCCCTCAGCAACCTTGGTACAAGAATCGACTATTTAAGCATAATGGTTTTTATACAAAACTGTCCAAATTCAAACAGAAGACTTTGCAGTGTGCACATATTgattcctttttgttttttcctCTATGACATTAGTCTTTGGCATGCAATTGTATAATTGTTTTCATGTATGAATTGCTTAAGCCATATATGTTGATT
This Manihot esculenta cultivar AM560-2 chromosome 6, M.esculenta_v8, whole genome shotgun sequence DNA region includes the following protein-coding sequences:
- the LOC110617665 gene encoding protein ALTERED PHOSPHATE STARVATION RESPONSE 1; this encodes MGCVASKIQKEERVQICKERKRLMKQLVILRGEFADAQLTYLRALKNTGVTLRQFTESESLELENPSYSQALPPSPPLPLPPSPPPPPPFSPDLRGSIDNQREEIDQEESIILDEDDCCTPPPPIYSSSWNWESESLEQPFPLNRGKNKMVETAIDEENWAEAKADFEEEDREEEYVGKVLSVSLLQKQQKQQPAKLLDDDSSVVSCCTKDTADMAMVHWRSKKTLEGIVKELDDYFLKASAGGKELAVLMDVSKGDTSLHQNSKENKRKRSNSAKVFSALSWSWSSKSLQFAKYATEVYNPSESCKPGAHCVTLDKLYAAEQTLYTEVKEEEMTKIELEKKSMLLLKQEEENHDWTKTEKTRLSVEGLETDLRRLQHSISNTCSLILEIIDAELYPQLVTLTSGLKNTWRTMYECHQVQNHISLQLNHLTDSEGLDLTTDYHRQATTQLETEVTSWYLSFCKLIKSQQEYVSTLCKWIKLTDCLVDDNQHSSCSSAVRSLCEEWQLVFDRLPDKIASEAIKSLLDAIQTIMLQQTEEDNLHKKSDKLEKRFQKELFSLAEMEKKVSWSSSDGDVQSDLSPKNPLSLKRAKTEALKNRLDSEKTKYLNSVQVTRCMTLNKLQTGLPSLFQALMGFSSASAQAFEAVHSHGRPAVDCDASESSMS